DNA sequence from the Brachybacterium sp. P6-10-X1 genome:
TCTCCCACCAGGGTGACGTGGCCGATCTTGCGGCCGGGACGGACCGCCTTGCCGTACAGGTGGATCTTCAGCTCCGGATCGGCGGCCTGGGCGGCGTGGGCGCCGGGGGCGAGGTCCTCGGCGGCACCGCCGAGCAGATTGACCATCACGGCGACGGGGCCGCGAGGCGCGGTCGAGCCCAGCGGGAGGTCGGCGACGGCGCGCAGGTGCTGCTCGAACTGTCCGGTCACGGCTCCGTCCATGGACCAGTGGCCCGTGTTGTGGGGGCGCATCGCGAGCTCGTTGACGCTGACCGCGCCGTCGGCGGTCTCGAACAGCTCGACGGCGAGCATCCCGACCACGCCGAGATCCTCGGCGACCGCGAGGGCGAGGGCCTGGATGCGCTGCTGGGCGTCGTCGTCGAGGCCGGGGGCGGGGGCGACGACCTCGTAGCAGACGCCGTCCTTCTGGAGCGACTGCACGACGGGGTAGGCGACCGCCTCTCCCCCGGGCCGGCGGGCGACCTGCGCGGAGAGCTCCCGGGCGAAGGGGACGAGCTCCTCGGCGAGCAGCTCCCCGTGCGCGGACAGCCAGTCGTCGGCCTGGTCCGGGCCGTCGATGATGCGGACGCCGTGGGCGTCGTAGCCGCCCCGCGGGGTCTTGACCACGAGGCGTCCCGCGGTCGCCGCGAGCGCCTCGGCGAGGTCCTCGCGGGAGCCGACCCGCCACCATCGCGGGCAGGGGTGGCCGAGCGCCGTCAGGCGCTCGCGCATGACCAGCTTGTCCTGGGCGTGGGCGAGGGCTGCGGGGCCCGGTCGCACCGCGGCCAGACCCTCGGACCGGACCGCCTCGAGGATCTCGGCGGGCACGTGCTCATGGTCGAAGGTGATCACCTCGACGTCGGCGGCGAGGGCGCGCACGGCGTGCTCGTCGTCGTGCCGGCCCAGGCGCATCTGGCCGGCCACGGCGGCGGCGCTCTCGCCGGCGTCCGTGGCGAGCACCGGTGTGGTCAGGCCCAGCTCGATGGCGGGGCCCAGCATCATGCGGGCCAGCTGACCGGCGCCGACGATGCCGACCCGGCGGGCCCCACGGGGCGGATCGGCAGCGGGAGAGGGAGCGGAGGGCTGCGGGGTGGTCGACACGGCGGTCAGTGTACGAGCCTCAGGCCCGTGAGCGCGGGCGGCGCCGGACCACGGACCCCTGCGGGAGGCTCTCGAGATCGTCGCCGGCCCCGCTCGGAGGGTCCTCGACGACCTCCGGATCCACCACGTCCTCCCCGGGGGCGGAGATGAGGAACACACCGAAGGTCGGGGGGGTCTCGGTGAGGAGCTCGAGACGTCCCCCATCGTCCTCGACCAGGGTGCGGGCCAGGGCCAGGCCGACGCCGGTGCCCGAGGAGCTGCGCCCGGAGATGGAGCGCTCGAAGATGCGCGTGCCGAGCTCGGGGTCGATGCCGCCGCCCTCATCGGTCACCTCCACCACCGTGGAGTGCTCGTTGCGGCGCACCTTCACCGTGGTGCGGCCGTCGCCGTGCGTCAGGGCGTTCTCGAGCAGGGTGGCCACGACCTGGGTGAGCGGACCGGTCGATCCCCAGACGGCGGCGCTGCGCGGCACCTGGATGCGCAGCTCGCGGTGGGCGCGGCGGTAGGCCGGCGACCACTCCTCGCTCTGCTGGGTCAGCACGGAGCGCAGCTCGACCACGCCGGGCGTGCGGTTCTGCGAGGAGCGCGGCGCGTTGATGAGGTCGTGGACCACCTCGGTGAGGCGGTCGATCTGCTCCAGGGAGATGCGCGCCTCCTCGCGCACCCACTCCTCGGAGCTGGTCGCGAGGATCTCGTCCAGCCGCATGGACAAGGCGGTCAGCGGGGTGCGCAGCTGATGCGAGGCGTTGGACGCGAGCTGGCTCTCCGCCTCCAGGCGCTCGGTCAGCATCGCGCCCGAGCGGATCAGCTCCTCGGCGACGTCGTCGATCTCACTGATCCCCGAGGGACTCCACGGGCCGCGGGCGCGCCCGGAGCCCATCTCCTCCGCGCGCCGGTTCAGCCGGGCCAGCGGCATCGAGATCCGTTGGGCCTGCCACAGGGCCACGGACGCGCCCACGGAGAGCGCGGAGAGGCCGGCGACCACGATGATCACCCAGGCGCTGGCGGTGTGCGCGCGCACGTCGGACTGCGGGACGGACACCACGATGTCCTGCTGCTCGGATCCGCGAACGCGGACCTCGAGCGGGTCGTCCCCAGGAGGATCACCCGCCGTGATCGTGTCGTCCTCGCGCGTGGTCACCGAGATGGCGATGTTCAGATCGGTCTGCTCGTCGACGATGCCCTGCAGCAGGGCCTCGTCCAGGGGCCTGCCCTCACTCAGCCGTGCGTCGGTCGCGACCCGCACGTCGTCGAGGATGTCGCTCGCCTCGTCGGAGAGCCTCTGCTTGGCCAGCTGCAGCCAGGACCAGCCCAGCGGGATGCCCAGCAGCAGCACCGCCAGGACCACGGTGATGATCGTGGCCTGCAGGACGCGTTGCCACACCCGTCAGCTCTCCGCTCCGGTCTCGAAGCGGAAGCCGACGCCGCGGACCGTCGTGATCCGGCGCGGGTTGGTGGCGTCGTCGCCGAGCTTCCGGCGCAGCCAGGAGACGTGCATGTCGAGGGTCTTGGTCGAGCCCCACCACTCGGCGCCCCAGACCTCGCGCATGAGGTCGTCGCGGGTGACGACGCTGCCGGACTCGCGCACCAGCACGGTCAGCAGGTCGTACTCCTTGGCCGACAGGCTCAGCTCCTCGCCGTCGACGTAGGCGCGGCGGGCGGACACGTCGAGCGTCACGCCGTTGACGTCGAAGGCGTCGCCGGTCTCCTCCACCGCCTGGGTGCGCCGCATCAGGGCCCGGATGCGGGCCTGCAGCTCGCCGAGGCGGAAGGGCTTGGTGACGTAGTCGTCGGCGCCGGCGTCGAGCCCGACCACCGCATCGACCTCGTCGGCCCGGGCGGTGAGGATCAGGATCGGCGATTCGAGGCCGCCCTTGCGCAGACGGCGGGCGACCTCGAGGCCGTCCAGATCGGGCAGTCCGAGATCGAGGATCACGACGTCGATCGGGTCCCCTCCGGCCGCGATCGCGAGCGCATCCATCCCGCGCGAGGCGCGCGTGACGGTGTACCCCTCGCGGTCCAGGGCGCGGGAGAGAGGTTCAGCGATGGCCGAGTCGTCCTCGACGAGAAGCAGTCGTGTCACGCAATCCATCCTATGTCGCAGCGGATGACGGGGCGCGCGGCCCCGTCCTCACAGACCCAGGTCCAGCGGTGCCGAGCGGTCGCGACGCATCGCCTTGACCTGCACCGTCCCGATGCCGTGGAGCTCCACGTCCTCGCCCTCGCTGAGGGCGAAGCCTCCCGGCAGCGCCTGGGTGACGGACTCGGCGGTCTCGGCATCGACCATGACCGCTCCCGGCCGGGCCACGGACTCCATCCGGGCGGCGAGGTTGACCTTGGGCCCGAAGACGTCACCGTACCGGGAGAACATCGATCCCCAGGACATGCCCACCCGGATCGGGGGCAGCCGGGAGTCCGCCGTGATGACCTCGGCGAGGCTGACGGCGATCTGCGCGCCGTCCTCGGGCGTGTCCGCCAGGAACATGATCTCGTCGCCGACGGTCTTGACCACGCGGCCGCCGCCGACGGAGATGACGTCGCGGCTCACCGCCTCGAAACGACCGACGACGTCGGCGAGCTCGCTGCCGGAGAGGTCCTGGGCCAATCGGGTGAACTGCACCAGGTCCGCGAAGCCGACGGCCCGCTGCAGGGGGAACAGCTCGTCGGTGTCGCGGTGGAGCACCTCGGAGCCGGCCCGCGCGGCATAGGCCGCGAGCTGCCGACGGAAGGCGAACATGACCTGGGACTCGAGGGTCTCGAGCAGCTCGGGGATCGAGTCGAGCATCTGCTGGCGGGCCTCGGCGTCGTCGGCCCCGTCGGCGTGCTTGGCCTCGTCGACCAGCGCCTCGGTGATCCACATGGCCAGCCGTCCCATGTGGAAGCCCAGCCCGCGGGTGATGCTGGCGAAGGCCCGCTCGGAGAGCACCCCCTCCTCGACGATCGCCGAGAGGTCACCGATCGAGTAGGCGTCCTCCTCGGTGAACACCACCGTGTCCTCGTCGACCGGGCTGAAGCCCAGCGAGCGCCAGTACACGGCGGCCAGCCGCTCCGGGATGTCCTGCTGCTCGGCGAGATCCCGACGCGAGAACTTGCGCGGGCCCTGCAGCAGCACCTTCTCGAGCGCGCCGACGCTGCGGCGCACCTCGGCGAAGCGACGGTTGAGGTCGAGGATCTCCTGGTCGTCGAGCGACGTCTGCACGAGATCGGGGGACTGCTCCGGGGGCACGCTCGCCGGCTCCGACGGGGATGGCCCCGCGGAGGTGGTCGTGTGCTCCAGGTCTTCGGTTCCGCCCGTCACGTGCCGTGCTCCTCCTGTCCAGCGCCGCCCGCGGCGCCCGTCGCGAGCCGAGCGGGTCCGCCCGGCCTCACATGTCTCACGTCGCCGACGTCCACGGCCCGGCGGCCCCCGGTCTCGAGGTCCACCACCAGGCGACCGTGCCCGTCTACGGCCCGGGCGATCCCGTGCAGCGAGGGAGACCGTGCTCCGCCCGCACCGACCGATCCCAGCGGATCGACCCGCACCGACTGCCCGAGTGTGAGGCACGTCATAGTGTAACGGTGCGCGGATCCGGCCGCCTCCGCGTCCCCCGTGGTGGACTCCAGCGCCCCCAGTTCGGCGGCGAGCGCGTCCACGAGGTGCTGCTCGATCCGTCGGCGCACCCCCTCGGCATCGGCCGCCTCCCCGTCGGCCGCCTCCCCGCGACCGCCGCCCCGGCGGCGGATCCCGCCGTCCCCGAGCAGCCAGGCGGCGCCCGGGACCTCCGCGCCGTCCCCGTCAGGGACCGGTCCGCGCACGTTCAGTCCGATGCCGATCAGCACGACGTCGCTCCCCCGCCCCTCGACCAGGATCCCGCCCAGCTTCCGGCCGTCGGCGACGTGGAGGTCATTGGGCCATTTCAGACCCAGATCCGGGCCCTGTGCCCCGACCGCCTCCGTGACGGCCCCGAGCGCGGCGAGTCCCGCCACCAACGGGATCCAGGTGCGCCGCTGCGGGGGGAGAGAGGTGCGGTGGACGTAGGTCAGGTACACATTGCCGCCGGCCGGGCTCGCGAAGCGTCGGCCCAGCCGACCGCGGCCGGCGGTCTGCTCGCCGGTGGCGACCGCGAACGGCGCATCGAGCCCTGCGCCCAGCAGCCGCGCCGCCTCGTCCTGCGTCGAGTGCACCCGCGTCCGCCGATGGATCACGGGGGTCGGGAGCGCCCCGGGGTCGGGGGCGGCATCGGAGCCGGGGTCGACGGCGGGGTCGACATCGGAGTCGGGATCGACGGCGGAGTCGGCATCGGAACGGTCCACTGTCCTCACGCCCCTTCCTGTCGTCCTGATGACGACTCTCACACGGGATCGACCTGGTCGGAGACATGCCCGACGAGACGGGGTGCGCGCCCGGTCCGTACCGGTCGCCGACACCCCTCGTCGACTGTTCGTAGCGTAGTATCCCGGTGTTCATCTCCCCGGATTGATGGCGGCCCCACGGGCCGCAGCAGGAGGCTCCGTGACCGACGCCCCGCGGCCGCTCACCACCGCCCAGCGACTCGAGGACCTCCGCGAGCGCGACGCCGCCGTGGTCTCCGCCGCCGACGAGGTCGCCGTCCAGAAGCAGCACGCCCGGGGCAAGAAGACGGCCCGCGAGCGCATCGCCGATCTGCTGGACGACGGATCCTTCGTCGAGACCGACCGCTTCGTGCGCCATCAGGCCCGCAGCTTCGGCATCGACGCCAAGCGGCCCGACGGCGACGGCATCGTCACCGGCCACGGCACCATCGACGGCCGCCAGGTGTGCGTCTACGCCCAGGACTTCACGGTCTTCGGCGGTTCCCTCGGGGAGGCGCACGGACGAAAGATCCAGAAGATCCAGGACCTCGCCCTGACCACGGGGGTGCCGGTCATCGGCATCCTCGACGGCGGCGGCGCCCGCATCCAGGAGGGAGTGGCCTCGCTGGCCGCCTTCGCGGGCATCATGCGGCGCAACACCCGCGCCTCGGGCGTGGTCCCGCAGATCGCCATGATCATGGGCCCGGCGGCCGGCGGCGCCGTGTACTCCCCAGCCCTCTCCGACTTCATCGTGATGGTCGAGAAGACCTCGCACATGTTCATCACGGGCCCCGATGTGATCCGGACCGTGACCGGGGAGGACGTCGGCTTCGAGGAGCTCGGCGGGGCCCGCACGCATTCCTCTCGCTCGGGGGTGGCGCACTACATGGCCCCCGACGAGGACGAGGCCATCGAGTACGTCAAGGACCTCCTCAGCTACCTGCCGGCCAACACCCTCAGTCCGGCGCCGTCCTTCCCGGTGCGCTTCGAGGAGACGCCCACGCCGCAGGACACCGCGCTGGACGCCCTCATCCCGGACTCCCCGAACCAGCCCTACGACATGCTCACGGTGCTGCGCACGGTCCTGGACGACGAGGAGTTCCTCGAGGTCCAGCCATTGTTCGCCCAGTCCATCCTGGTCGGGTTCGGGCGCGTGGAGGGCTACAGCGTGGGCATCATCGCCAATCAGCCCTCGCACCTGGCCGGCACCCTGGACATCGACGCCTCCGAGAAGGCGGCGCGGTTCGTGCGCCTGTGCGACGCGTTCAACATCCCGGTGCTGACCTTCGTGGACGTGCCCGGCTTCCTGCCCGGCACCGACCAGGAGTTCGGCGGCATCATCCGGCGCGGCGCGAAGCTGCTGTACGCCTACGCGGAGGCCACCGTCCCGCTGGTCACGGTCATCACCCGCAAGGCCTACGGCGGCGCGTACATCGTGATGGGCTCGAAGGACCTCGGGGCGGACATCAACCTCGCCTGGCCCACGGCACAGATCGCCGTGATGGGCTCGCAGGGAGCGGTCAGCATCCTGCACCGTCAGCACCTGCGCACCGTGCAGGAGGAGGGCGGGGACGTCGCGGCCGAGCGCACGGCGCTGGAGACGGAGTACGAGGAGCAGTTCGCCACCCCGTACACCGCCGCCGAGCGCGGTTGGATCGACGGTGTGATCCGCCCGGCCGAGACCCGCCTCGAGATCGCGCGGGCGCTGCGGGCGCTGCGCACCAAGCGCGACTCCCTGCCCACCAAGAAGCACGGGAACATCCCGCTGTGAGCGAGCAGGATCCATCCTCCGAGCAGCCGGTCGCGCCCCACGCCGACGTCCGTCTGGTCCGGGGCAGTCTGGCCGCCGACGAGCTGGCGGCGATCGCCGTCGTCGTCTCGGCGATGAGCGTGACCAGTCGCCTGGAGGCGGACGAACGGGCCCTGGCAGAGGGGCGCGTCGGCGGACCGGGCGCCTGGAGCGACCCCGTGCACAGCCATCCGCGCTCGCACGCCCTGCGCCACCACGCCTCCGCCGCGGCCTGGCAGTTCTCCGACCGCTGAGCCGTCCCGTGCCTCGCGACACGGGCGCGGCGACCTCGGCCCGGGGCTCGGTCGGTGCCCACTACACTCGCCCCATGTCCGAGCCCCCCTTCCCCGGTCCTGTCCGGGCCTCCACCGCCCTGGACCGCCTCGCCGACGAGCACGTCGACCTCAGCGTCCGCCTGGACCCGTTCCTGGCCACCGAGCTCGGCATCCCCGGCCACGACGGCGACGTCACCGATTTCTCCCCGGCCGCGTCCGCCGAGCGCACCGATGCCGCCCGCTCTCTGCTGCGACGGATCGCGGAGGTTCCCGACGAGGATGCGACGGATGTCGTGACCCGGGCCGCCCTGAGCGAGCGGCTGGGGCTGGAGATCGAGCTCGCCGAGCAGCGTCTGGACGTCGCCACCGTCAACAACCTGGCCTCGCCCCTGCAGTCCCGGGACGCGCTGGACCAGATGCCGACCGCGACCGCCGAGGACTGGCAGGTGATCGCCGAACGGATGGCCGCCCTGCCCCGGTCGCTGTCCAGCTGGGCCGAGTCGCTGCACGACGCCGCGGACCATGGCGTGCTCTCCTCTCGCCGCCAGCTGCACCTCGGCGCGGAGCAGGCCCGCGGCTACGCGGCCCCCGGCAGCTTCTTCGACACCTTCGCCGCCGACGCCGTCGGGGACGAGACGCAGCGGGGTCGGGTCGCCGCCGCGTCCCGCACCGCCGCGGAGGGCTACCTCGAGCTCGCCGAGGTGCTGGAGTCCCTCGCCGAGCGCGCCCCGACGGAGGACGCGGTGGGGAGGGACGCCTACTCCCTCGCCTCGCGCACCTTCCTGGGGATGCAGATCGACGTCGACGAGACCTACGCCTGGGGGATCGAGGAGCTGCGCTCCGTGGTCGCCGAGCAGGAACAGGTCGCCGAGCGGATCAACGAGCGCTACGGGACCGGAGGAGGTCGCTCCGTCGCCGCCGCGAAGGAGGCCCTGGACCGCGACCCTGCCCGGGTGCTGCACGGCACCGACGAGCTGCAGGCCTGGATGCAGCAGCTCAGCGACCGCGCGATCGACGACCTCGCCGGTACCCACTTCGACATCCCCGAGCCCCTGCATCGTCTCGAGTGCCGCATCGCGAGGACCGGTTCGGGCGGGATCTACTACACCGGCCCCAGTGAGGATCTCACCCGGCCCGGCCGCATGTGGTGGGACGTCCCCGCCTCCACCACCGAGTTCCGCACCTGGCTGGAGACCACGACCGTCTACCACGAGGGCGTTCCCGGCCATCACCTTCAGGTGGGCACCCAGACCCTGCAGGCGAGCACCCTGAACCGCTGGCGTGCGCTGATGTGCTGGGTCTCCGGCCACGGCGAGGGCTGGGCGCTGTACGCCGAGCGGCTCATGGATCAGCTCGGCTACCTCGCCGACGACGGGGACCGGCTCGGCATGCTCGATGCGCAGCGGCTCCGGGCCGGACGCGTCGTGCTCGACATCGGGCTGCACGTCGGCCTGCCGATGCCCGAGGGGATCGCCGGATCCGCCGGTGGCGGATGGAGCTACGAGAAGGCCTGGGACTTCATGAGCGTCCACTGGGGCGTCACCGAGGCCGAGCAGCGCTTCGAGCTGCACCGCTACCTGGGCTGGCCCGGGCAGGCCCCCTCCTACA
Encoded proteins:
- a CDS encoding biotin--[acetyl-CoA-carboxylase] ligase gives rise to the protein MRTVDRSDADSAVDPDSDVDPAVDPGSDAAPDPGALPTPVIHRRTRVHSTQDEAARLLGAGLDAPFAVATGEQTAGRGRLGRRFASPAGGNVYLTYVHRTSLPPQRRTWIPLVAGLAALGAVTEAVGAQGPDLGLKWPNDLHVADGRKLGGILVEGRGSDVVLIGIGLNVRGPVPDGDGAEVPGAAWLLGDGGIRRRGGGRGEAADGEAADAEGVRRRIEQHLVDALAAELGALESTTGDAEAAGSAHRYTMTCLTLGQSVRVDPLGSVGAGGARSPSLHGIARAVDGHGRLVVDLETGGRRAVDVGDVRHVRPGGPARLATGAAGGAGQEEHGT
- a CDS encoding adenylate/guanylate cyclase domain-containing protein encodes the protein MTGGTEDLEHTTTSAGPSPSEPASVPPEQSPDLVQTSLDDQEILDLNRRFAEVRRSVGALEKVLLQGPRKFSRRDLAEQQDIPERLAAVYWRSLGFSPVDEDTVVFTEEDAYSIGDLSAIVEEGVLSERAFASITRGLGFHMGRLAMWITEALVDEAKHADGADDAEARQQMLDSIPELLETLESQVMFAFRRQLAAYAARAGSEVLHRDTDELFPLQRAVGFADLVQFTRLAQDLSGSELADVVGRFEAVSRDVISVGGGRVVKTVGDEIMFLADTPEDGAQIAVSLAEVITADSRLPPIRVGMSWGSMFSRYGDVFGPKVNLAARMESVARPGAVMVDAETAESVTQALPGGFALSEGEDVELHGIGTVQVKAMRRDRSAPLDLGL
- a CDS encoding response regulator transcription factor, which translates into the protein MTRLLLVEDDSAIAEPLSRALDREGYTVTRASRGMDALAIAAGGDPIDVVILDLGLPDLDGLEVARRLRKGGLESPILILTARADEVDAVVGLDAGADDYVTKPFRLGELQARIRALMRRTQAVEETGDAFDVNGVTLDVSARRAYVDGEELSLSAKEYDLLTVLVRESGSVVTRDDLMREVWGAEWWGSTKTLDMHVSWLRRKLGDDATNPRRITTVRGVGFRFETGAES
- a CDS encoding DUF885 domain-containing protein; translated protein: MSEPPFPGPVRASTALDRLADEHVDLSVRLDPFLATELGIPGHDGDVTDFSPAASAERTDAARSLLRRIAEVPDEDATDVVTRAALSERLGLEIELAEQRLDVATVNNLASPLQSRDALDQMPTATAEDWQVIAERMAALPRSLSSWAESLHDAADHGVLSSRRQLHLGAEQARGYAAPGSFFDTFAADAVGDETQRGRVAAASRTAAEGYLELAEVLESLAERAPTEDAVGRDAYSLASRTFLGMQIDVDETYAWGIEELRSVVAEQEQVAERINERYGTGGGRSVAAAKEALDRDPARVLHGTDELQAWMQQLSDRAIDDLAGTHFDIPEPLHRLECRIARTGSGGIYYTGPSEDLTRPGRMWWDVPASTTEFRTWLETTTVYHEGVPGHHLQVGTQTLQASTLNRWRALMCWVSGHGEGWALYAERLMDQLGYLADDGDRLGMLDAQRLRAGRVVLDIGLHVGLPMPEGIAGSAGGGWSYEKAWDFMSVHWGVTEAEQRFELHRYLGWPGQAPSYKIGQRIWEQLRERDAGPARDFHRRALELGSLPLSVLEGALS
- a CDS encoding acyl-CoA carboxylase subunit beta, which translates into the protein MTDAPRPLTTAQRLEDLRERDAAVVSAADEVAVQKQHARGKKTARERIADLLDDGSFVETDRFVRHQARSFGIDAKRPDGDGIVTGHGTIDGRQVCVYAQDFTVFGGSLGEAHGRKIQKIQDLALTTGVPVIGILDGGGARIQEGVASLAAFAGIMRRNTRASGVVPQIAMIMGPAAGGAVYSPALSDFIVMVEKTSHMFITGPDVIRTVTGEDVGFEELGGARTHSSRSGVAHYMAPDEDEAIEYVKDLLSYLPANTLSPAPSFPVRFEETPTPQDTALDALIPDSPNQPYDMLTVLRTVLDDEEFLEVQPLFAQSILVGFGRVEGYSVGIIANQPSHLAGTLDIDASEKAARFVRLCDAFNIPVLTFVDVPGFLPGTDQEFGGIIRRGAKLLYAYAEATVPLVTVITRKAYGGAYIVMGSKDLGADINLAWPTAQIAVMGSQGAVSILHRQHLRTVQEEGGDVAAERTALETEYEEQFATPYTAAERGWIDGVIRPAETRLEIARALRALRTKRDSLPTKKHGNIPL
- a CDS encoding ATP-binding protein — its product is MWQRVLQATIITVVLAVLLLGIPLGWSWLQLAKQRLSDEASDILDDVRVATDARLSEGRPLDEALLQGIVDEQTDLNIAISVTTREDDTITAGDPPGDDPLEVRVRGSEQQDIVVSVPQSDVRAHTASAWVIIVVAGLSALSVGASVALWQAQRISMPLARLNRRAEEMGSGRARGPWSPSGISEIDDVAEELIRSGAMLTERLEAESQLASNASHQLRTPLTALSMRLDEILATSSEEWVREEARISLEQIDRLTEVVHDLINAPRSSQNRTPGVVELRSVLTQQSEEWSPAYRRAHRELRIQVPRSAAVWGSTGPLTQVVATLLENALTHGDGRTTVKVRRNEHSTVVEVTDEGGGIDPELGTRIFERSISGRSSSGTGVGLALARTLVEDDGGRLELLTETPPTFGVFLISAPGEDVVDPEVVEDPPSGAGDDLESLPQGSVVRRRPRSRA
- a CDS encoding 5-(carboxyamino)imidazole ribonucleotide synthase, whose amino-acid sequence is MMLGPAIELGLTTPVLATDAGESAAAVAGQMRLGRHDDEHAVRALAADVEVITFDHEHVPAEILEAVRSEGLAAVRPGPAALAHAQDKLVMRERLTALGHPCPRWWRVGSREDLAEALAATAGRLVVKTPRGGYDAHGVRIIDGPDQADDWLSAHGELLAEELVPFARELSAQVARRPGGEAVAYPVVQSLQKDGVCYEVVAPAPGLDDDAQQRIQALALAVAEDLGVVGMLAVELFETADGAVSVNELAMRPHNTGHWSMDGAVTGQFEQHLRAVADLPLGSTAPRGPVAVMVNLLGGAAEDLAPGAHAAQAADPELKIHLYGKAVRPGRKIGHVTLVGEDAADLLARAHRAERQIIDGPATAGATGPNTSTTGATGADTSGPGATTPDASPAHPTSAGPSKEIR